Proteins found in one Oncorhynchus mykiss isolate Arlee chromosome 17, USDA_OmykA_1.1, whole genome shotgun sequence genomic segment:
- the LOC110495176 gene encoding synaptonemal complex protein 3-like has translation MEDFNESFNNENLPADINKAFLAKRKRLETFTKSSVKTSHQKIEQLWRFNAVFSQWDTDVQKSKDNEEKLLSMFQHQQKMFQHKRASQSQRLKTLKQLLEQYIQSLDTMEKTHVSQQGAAQGELRQEMALFQKKILSDTQQQEMASLCRRC, from the exons ATGGAGGACTTCAATGAGAGTTTCAACAATGAAAACCTGCCAG CGGACATCAACAAAGCCTTCCTGGCAAAACGCAAACGTTTGGAAACGTTCACTAAGTCCTCTGTGAAGACTAGCCATCAGAAGATTGAGCAGTTATGGAGG TTCAATGCAGTCTTCAGTCAGTGGGACACAGATGTGCAGAAGTCCAAGGATAATGAGGAGAAACTACtg AGTATGTTCCAGCACCAGCAGAAGATGTTTCAGCACAAGAGGGCCTCCCAGAGCCAGAGACTGAAGACTCTCAAGCAGCTGCTGGAGCAGTACATCCAA AGCCTTGATACGATGGAGAAGACCCATGTCAGCCAGCAGGGTGCTGCACAGGGCGAGCTGCGCCAGGAGATGGCACTGTTTCAGAAAAAGATTCTCAGTGACACA CAACAGCAAGAGATGGCAAGTCTCTGCAGACGATGCTGA